From Candidatus Schekmanbacteria bacterium:
GGAAATGAGTCGATGTTGAATATTACCTTACAAAACTGCAATTTTGAGGAAGCAGAGAAAGCATTCGTTTCTCTTGCAGGTGTTGAGAAGGTTTTGTTGAAGAATGAAGATAATGGTACTGTTGACCTTCAGTTGAATATTAAGAAGGACACAGATATCAGAGCTGATGTTTACAATATAATTAAAGAGCGAAACTGGATTCTTTTAGAATTTTACAGAGAAACACGAACTCTCGAAACAATTTTTAGAGAGCTCACTGTGGAGAAGTAAATTGAACGGAATAATTCAGGTATTTAAGAAAGAATTTAAAACATATTTTGTATCACCGATTGCCTACATTGTAATCACTATTTTTCTTGCTCTTTCTGGATGGTTCTTCTTTTCAACTTTTTTCATATATAATCAAGCGGAGCTTAGGAGTTTCTTTTCACTTCTTCCACTGATGTTTTCCTTCTTCATACCTGCTGTTACAATGAAGTTGTTTTCTGAGGAATTTAATACCGGTTCATATGAACTCTTGTTAACTATGCCATTGTCCACAAAAGATGTCGTCATTGGTAAGTTTCTTGCCGCAGAGGCATTTGTTTTCATTATGCTTTTGCCTACGATTAGTTATGGAATATTTATTTCATTGCTTGGCGACCTTGATTGGGGGACTGTTATTGGTGGCTATGTTGGAGCTCTTTTTCTTGCTGCTGCATTTTCTGCTATTGGACTTTTTGCATCATCTCTTACAAGGAATCAGATTATTGCATTTATTATAGCTATGGCTATATGTTTTTTTCTAACTTTAATTGATAAGATTTTATTTTTTATACCTTCATTACTTTTGGGATTATTTCAATTTTTAGGCGCAGATTATCATTTTCAAAATATTTCACGGGGAATTGTTGATTCCCGCGATTTACTCTATTTCGTAAGCGTGTGCTTTATAATGCTTTATGCAACAACTTTAATTGTTGAGGAGAAAATATAAAATAAACAAGATGATTAAGATTATCGAGAAGGGTAAATTTTTCAAGTTTTTGACTTATTTTATTGTAGTTATTCTCATCAATATTGCGGCAGTAACACTTTTTTTTCGAATTGATTTGACAAAGAACAAAATCTATTCCCTCTCTTCAGCAAGTATTCAGGCAGTATCATCGCTTTCTGAACCACTTACAATCAAAGCCTTTTTTACGAAAGGGCTCCCGGCACCTTATAACAATATTGAAAGATATCTGCACGACCTCTTGGAAGAATATTCAGTTGTAAGTAATAAATTTTTCAATTTCCAGTTTTATGAAATATCGAGTGAAGGCGGTGCAAAGAATGATGAAATACAAGACCTTGCAAGGAGCTATGGTATCTATCCTATACAGATACAAAAGATAGAACAGGACGAAGTAAAATTCCAAAATGCCTATATGGGTGTAGTTTTTATTCATGGCGACCTTGTAGAGACAATTCCAACACTGACATCGACAGATGGGCTTGAATATAAGATTACATCGAAAATAAGAAAATTGAATAATAAGATAAGCGCGTTACTGAATCTTGAAAGCGATATAAATGTAAAACTTTTTCTTTCTTCTTCATTAGAAATTGTTGGACCATATCTAAATCTTGCCGGCCTTTCAGAGATCCCAAAGAAGATAAAAAAAATGGTTGATGAACTGAATGTTCAAAACTACGGACGACTGAAATTTTATCATCTTGATCCTTCGACAGAACCCAAGTTTGAGAAGGAAGCAGAAAAATATAATATTTTGGAACTTGAATGGGAAAGCTTTAAAGATAGAAGAAGAAAAACTGTACCGGCAGGAAAAGGCTTTGCAGGCATTGTTGTTGAATATGGAAATAAATACGAAATAGTAGAACTAATAAATGTATTTCGTTTGCCTCTTTTTGGTACCCAATATCAACTTGAAGACATTGATGACCTAAAAGAGAAAATCAATGGCATTATTGATAATCTAATCAATGTTAATGAAGAAATAGGTTACCTTACTGACCATAATACCGTCCCTCTTTCTTCAGGAATAGCCTCATTTGGAAGAAACGACTCAACATCCATATCGAACTTTAAAAAACTATTATCTGAGGATTATTCCATTAGAGAAGTGAATCTTGAAGAAGACGGAGAAATACCTGAAAGTTTAACTTCGTTAATCATAGCAGGTGCTAAAAAGAAATTCACAGATTATGAGCTTTATCAGATAGACCAGTTTTTGATGAAAGGCAGAAATCTTATTATTTTTTATGATGCCTATAATGAGGTAAGACCAAATAAAAAAAATCAATTTATGTTTGGACAAAATCAGAGGCCATTGTATTTGCCAGTCAAAACCGGCCTTGAAAAGTTGTTGGAACATTATGGAATTTCTGTAAGACAGTCTTATATTCTTGATAAAAGTTGCTATAAGCAGGAAATACCTCAAGCCTTTGGGGGTGGTGAGAGAAAGATTTACTATGCGCCAATTATTAGGAATAGATATATCAATAAAGATGTTAGATTTTTGCAGAATATAAAGGGATTGATTCTTATTAAGGCGGCGGCAATAGATGTTGACAATCAAAAGATTAAGAAAAATAAATTGAGAGCAATAAAACTCTTTTCTTCTTCTGACAAGTCATGGGAAATGTCAGGAAGAATAGAACTTAATCCTCTCTTTTTGGAGCCTCCATCAGATGAAAAGAAATTCCAGAAATTTCCTCTTGCCTATGTGGTAGAAGGGGAGTTTTCAAGTTATTTTGCTGACAAGCCAGTTCCTGTAAAGGAGACTGAGAAAGATAAAAAAGATAGTGAAAAGAAAGGAAAGAAAGAAAAAACGGCAGGAGAGAAGATTAGAAAGGAAATT
This genomic window contains:
- a CDS encoding ABC transporter, which gives rise to MIQVFKKEFKTYFVSPIAYIVITIFLALSGWFFFSTFFIYNQAELRSFFSLLPLMFSFFIPAVTMKLFSEEFNTGSYELLLTMPLSTKDVVIGKFLAAEAFVFIMLLPTISYGIFISLLGDLDWGTVIGGYVGALFLAAAFSAIGLFASSLTRNQIIAFIIAMAICFFLTLIDKILFFIPSLLLGLFQFLGADYHFQNISRGIVDSRDLLYFVSVCFIMLYATTLIVEEKI